One genomic region from Aliarcobacter cryaerophilus ATCC 43158 encodes:
- a CDS encoding peptidoglycan D,D-transpeptidase FtsI family protein, with protein sequence MQIDYKLLEIKQKTKKILFLLLLLFFGIFIVLFSIYRTIHEKRTLPTLTGEKSELAVRGNIISEDGFNLVSSKKIYKASVDTRYLNPDKKELFMILFSIYSGIDYKTLSEKFKEVDKNPGLLVLSYNIDSRAAKNLRELDIKLNQLNVFVPRKGGSLSLIRRLEVSESGEKRTFSYDDTLTPVLGYIKKIESQTGKTKVDGVKGLERSYDQKLNEAKDGILKGYRDVISYIYFDKNSIMEHRIDGYSLNLNIPLKLQKNNETTLDNHKIRTKADEILLTIMESRTGKIISMASSNRFNPENIKQSDIPYLNVNAIEYQFEPGSVVKPLSISLALDKGVVRKNEYFSAYNQTQAKGAYPFGKFTIKDDHAFPKGNLSMDDIVIFSSNIGTLQIAQRLTGPEFYEGMKKFGFTRKTGIDLPYEKRGVMPKLWQFSVGDKQKRPNIYKATVSFGQGMTSTFIQLIKAYSVFNNDGAMVTPQIVSYLTRNNTKYQSPFFHEPEQVISKETAAEMKRMLIKTVQEGTGRSARIEGLEIGGKTGTAQIAGGTGYLKKYISSFVGFVNDDKGNSYTIGVTVINPNPIRPHYYAAQSAVPVFKEIIQNLIKLNYLSPKEDINLEN encoded by the coding sequence ATGCAAATAGATTATAAACTTTTAGAAATTAAACAAAAAACAAAGAAAATCTTATTTTTGCTTTTACTACTTTTTTTTGGAATTTTTATCGTACTCTTCTCTATATATAGAACTATTCATGAAAAAAGAACACTTCCTACTTTAACTGGTGAAAAGAGTGAATTAGCTGTTCGTGGAAATATTATTAGTGAAGATGGCTTTAATTTAGTTAGTTCTAAAAAAATATATAAAGCATCTGTTGATACAAGATATTTAAACCCAGATAAAAAAGAGCTTTTTATGATACTTTTTTCTATTTATAGTGGAATAGATTATAAAACATTGAGTGAAAAATTTAAAGAAGTAGATAAAAATCCTGGACTTTTAGTACTTTCATATAATATAGATTCAAGAGCTGCAAAAAACTTGCGAGAACTTGATATAAAATTAAATCAATTAAATGTTTTTGTACCAAGAAAAGGTGGAAGTTTAAGTTTAATTAGAAGATTAGAAGTTAGTGAAAGTGGAGAAAAAAGAACATTTTCGTATGATGATACTTTAACTCCTGTTTTAGGATATATTAAAAAAATAGAGTCACAAACAGGTAAAACAAAAGTAGATGGTGTAAAAGGGCTAGAAAGGTCTTACGATCAAAAGCTAAATGAGGCAAAAGATGGTATATTAAAGGGTTATAGAGATGTAATATCTTACATATATTTTGATAAAAATTCAATAATGGAACACAGAATAGATGGTTATAGTCTAAATCTAAATATTCCTTTGAAACTTCAAAAAAACAATGAAACAACACTAGATAATCACAAAATAAGAACAAAAGCTGATGAGATTTTACTTACAATCATGGAAAGCCGTACTGGAAAAATAATTTCAATGGCTAGTTCAAATAGATTTAATCCAGAAAATATAAAACAAAGTGATATTCCATATCTAAATGTAAATGCTATTGAGTATCAATTTGAACCAGGTTCTGTTGTGAAACCTTTGTCAATATCTTTGGCATTGGATAAAGGTGTTGTAAGAAAAAATGAGTATTTTTCAGCTTATAACCAAACACAGGCAAAAGGTGCTTATCCTTTTGGAAAATTTACAATAAAAGATGACCATGCATTTCCAAAAGGAAACCTTTCTATGGACGATATTGTAATATTTTCTTCAAATATAGGAACTCTTCAAATTGCACAAAGATTGACAGGTCCAGAGTTTTATGAAGGTATGAAAAAGTTTGGATTTACAAGAAAAACAGGAATAGATTTACCTTATGAAAAAAGAGGTGTTATGCCAAAGCTTTGGCAATTTTCTGTTGGGGACAAACAAAAAAGACCAAATATTTATAAAGCAACAGTATCTTTTGGTCAAGGTATGACTTCAACTTTTATTCAATTAATAAAAGCATATAGTGTATTTAATAATGATGGAGCTATGGTTACTCCACAAATAGTCTCTTATTTAACTAGAAACAATACTAAATATCAATCTCCATTTTTTCACGAACCAGAGCAGGTTATTTCAAAAGAGACAGCAGCTGAGATGAAAAGAATGCTTATAAAAACTGTTCAAGAGGGAACAGGAAGAAGTGCTAGAATAGAGGGACTTGAAATTGGTGGAAAAACAGGAACAGCTCAAATTGCAGGTGGAACTGGGTATTTGAAAAAATATATATCATCTTTTGTTGGTTTTGTAAATGATGATAAAGGAAATTCATATACTATTGGAGTTACAGTAATAAATCCAAATCCAATAAGACCACACTATTATGCAGCACAATCAGCAGTTCCAGTTTTTAAAGAGATTATTCAAAATCTTATAAAACTGAACTACTTATCCCCAAAAGAGGATATAAATTTAGAAAATTAA
- a CDS encoding sterol desaturase family protein: MDYFAFDFLTNPNKRVYWLYLLASIFLAFVYYYFSKKNTRVILSSKLWLHPSAKLDYIYFFLANLVNIFLIVPLILSAKNVALFTNKFLHQNLGFIEFNSFSYLQITIFYTIAIFIFSDFTRYWLHRFLHTIPFLWEFHKVHHSAKVLTPITFYRVHFVENFLFGLRYALSVGFVTGIFIYLFGAKINIYMIFGVNALVFISSIFGSNLRHSHVPFSYFSFIEKWFLSPKQHQIHHDKKHFNKNYGGYIAIWDRIFGTLTLSKDVKVLKFGLRKNQMHEYISVKDLYFRPFINLLKKGGFYEKISFNNNIFRNKLTIK, encoded by the coding sequence TTGGACTATTTTGCATTTGATTTTTTAACAAATCCAAACAAAAGAGTCTATTGGCTCTATTTGTTGGCTTCAATTTTTTTGGCTTTTGTTTACTACTACTTTTCAAAGAAAAATACAAGAGTTATACTATCTTCAAAATTATGGTTACATCCTAGTGCAAAGCTTGATTATATTTACTTTTTTTTAGCAAATTTAGTAAATATTTTTTTAATTGTTCCTTTGATTTTAAGTGCAAAAAATGTAGCACTTTTTACAAATAAATTTTTACATCAAAATCTTGGATTTATAGAGTTTAACTCTTTTTCATATTTACAAATTACAATATTTTATACAATAGCTATTTTTATTTTTAGTGATTTTACGAGATATTGGTTACATAGATTTTTACATACAATTCCATTTTTATGGGAGTTTCATAAAGTTCATCATAGTGCAAAAGTTTTAACTCCTATTACATTTTATAGAGTTCATTTTGTTGAAAATTTTCTTTTCGGACTTAGATATGCACTAAGTGTTGGTTTTGTAACAGGTATTTTTATATATTTATTTGGTGCAAAAATAAATATATATATGATTTTTGGAGTAAATGCTTTGGTGTTTATCTCTTCAATTTTTGGTTCAAATTTAAGACACTCTCATGTTCCATTTTCATATTTTTCATTTATAGAAAAATGGTTTTTATCTCCAAAACAGCATCAAATTCATCATGACAAAAAGCATTTTAATAAAAATTATGGTGGATATATAGCTATTTGGGATAGAATTTTTGGAACACTAACTCTTTCAAAAGATGTAAAAGTTCTAAAATTTGGACTTAGAAAGAATCAGATGCATGAATATATAAGTGTAAAAGATTTATATTTTAGACCATTTATAAATTTATTAAAAAAAGGAGGATTTTATGAAAAAATTAGTTTTAATAACAATATTTTTAGGAATAAACTTACTATCAAATAG
- a CDS encoding MqnA/MqnD/SBP family protein, with translation MIFSKIDFINLLPFHIYIKKNIKSNQLKSSIEYKKSYPSKITNSFKKRKTHSAFISSIGSKNEKFLDFGIIARDEVLSVLVLPNREKKDDFQSKTSNALAKVLELEGEVIIGDKALKFYHDNKDEDFIDLAKQWQNKYNLPFVFAVLCYNKYEKRLKKLTKDFDKRKIKIPQYILEQYSKRSGISKQNILNYLTKIDYDIGYKEKRALKLFLKLTKNKGII, from the coding sequence ATGATATTCTCAAAAATTGATTTTATAAACTTATTACCTTTTCACATTTATATCAAAAAAAATATAAAATCAAACCAACTTAAATCAAGTATTGAGTACAAAAAATCATATCCATCGAAAATTACAAATAGTTTTAAAAAAAGAAAAACTCACAGTGCTTTTATCTCTTCAATTGGTTCAAAAAATGAGAAGTTTTTGGATTTTGGAATAATTGCAAGAGATGAAGTTTTATCTGTATTAGTACTTCCAAATAGAGAGAAAAAAGATGATTTTCAATCAAAAACTTCAAATGCTCTTGCAAAAGTTTTAGAACTAGAGGGGGAAGTAATTATTGGAGATAAAGCCTTAAAATTTTATCATGATAATAAAGATGAAGATTTTATAGATTTAGCAAAACAGTGGCAAAATAAATATAACCTTCCTTTTGTATTTGCAGTTTTATGTTACAACAAATATGAAAAAAGGTTAAAAAAACTTACAAAAGATTTTGATAAAAGAAAAATAAAAATTCCTCAATATATCTTAGAACAATACTCAAAAAGAAGTGGTATTTCAAAACAAAATATCTTGAATTATCTTACAAAAATTGATTACGATATTGGATATAAAGAGAAACGTGCTTTAAAACTATTTTTAAAACTTACAAAAAACAAGGGGATAATTTGA
- a CDS encoding di-heme oxidoredictase family protein, whose translation MKLIKKIIFVKSLTAIFCIGLFAFNLENNYISNDKNSKLLLKPIDGLNNEQTDIFMLGRSFFNIPWVKAPSVTTARDGLGPLFNANSCISCHPKNGRGELFTKDNLTSRALIARLSIKSDDSFQDKDILKKKGFIPESVYGEQLAINGNFGVPFEGNIKIDFEDIQVKFPDGETVILQKPKYSLENLNYGELKKNSVISYRLAQSLNGMALIDLIYEKEILKNQDIDDKNGDGISGKANFVYSPISKKYELGKYTHKASVAKLKEQVAFAASNDIGITTTIEPNKKCTSFQKECLEAPKAKDIIDLPDERLEAITYYLRNLKTYSANKNTKEYKEGFAIFEALSCSKCHISSFKTKLGFEVSPFSDFLLHDMGEDLADGRVEFEANEKEWRTAPLWGISLHEKITKNRPRLLHDGRARSFEEAILWHGGEANQSREAYMNLDKNQREKLIKFLEEL comes from the coding sequence ATGAAACTTATAAAAAAGATTATATTTGTAAAAAGCCTTACTGCAATATTTTGCATAGGGCTTTTTGCATTTAATCTTGAAAATAACTATATATCAAATGACAAAAATAGTAAACTATTATTAAAACCAATAGATGGTTTAAATAATGAGCAAACTGATATTTTTATGTTAGGAAGAAGCTTTTTTAATATTCCTTGGGTAAAAGCACCTAGTGTTACAACTGCACGAGATGGATTAGGACCACTTTTTAATGCAAATAGTTGTATCTCTTGCCACCCAAAAAATGGTCGTGGGGAACTTTTTACTAAAGATAATTTAACTTCAAGAGCTTTAATTGCAAGATTGTCAATAAAATCAGATGATAGCTTTCAAGACAAAGATATTTTAAAGAAAAAAGGATTTATTCCAGAGTCTGTTTATGGAGAACAGTTAGCTATTAATGGTAATTTTGGAGTTCCTTTTGAAGGAAATATTAAAATAGATTTTGAAGATATTCAGGTTAAATTCCCAGATGGGGAAACTGTTATTTTACAAAAACCAAAATATAGTTTAGAAAATCTAAATTATGGAGAACTCAAAAAAAATAGTGTAATTTCATATAGGCTAGCTCAAAGTTTAAATGGTATGGCTTTGATAGATTTAATATATGAAAAAGAGATTTTAAAAAACCAAGATATTGATGATAAAAATGGTGATGGAATAAGCGGAAAAGCAAATTTTGTATATTCACCAATTTCAAAAAAGTATGAACTTGGAAAATATACTCACAAAGCTAGTGTTGCAAAACTAAAAGAGCAAGTTGCATTTGCAGCTTCAAATGATATTGGAATTACAACAACAATTGAACCAAACAAAAAATGCACAAGTTTCCAAAAAGAGTGTTTAGAAGCTCCAAAAGCAAAAGATATTATAGATCTTCCAGATGAAAGATTAGAAGCAATAACTTATTATTTAAGAAATCTAAAAACTTACAGTGCAAATAAAAATACAAAAGAGTATAAAGAAGGATTTGCTATTTTTGAAGCTCTTAGCTGTTCAAAGTGTCATATAAGTAGCTTTAAGACAAAATTAGGTTTTGAAGTTTCTCCATTTTCAGACTTTTTACTTCATGATATGGGTGAAGATTTAGCTGATGGAAGAGTTGAATTTGAAGCAAATGAGAAAGAGTGGAGAACTGCTCCACTTTGGGGAATTTCTTTACATGAAAAAATAACAAAAAATAGACCTAGGCTTCTTCATGATGGTAGAGCTAGGAGTTTTGAAGAAGCTATTTTATGGCATGGTGGAGAGGCAAACCAAAGTCGCGAAGCATATATGAATTTAGATAAAAACCAAAGAGAAAAACTAATTAAATTTTTAGAGGAGTTATAG
- a CDS encoding cytochrome-c peroxidase — protein sequence MKKLVLITIFLGINLLSNSISKEDLGKALFFDVNLSKNRTQSCATCHNPEAGFIDDRDNGVSKMASLGDDLKSLGDRQAPTASYAKFSPDFHFNENKKIYTGGQFWDGRESSLEGQAGGPPLNPIEMGMESKKDVVDRLKENSFYVESFKSLFGKDIFNHDENVYLAMTKAIASFERTDEFSPFDSKYDRYLKGEYDLTPLEDLGMSIFFSNNNNSCASCHVLKGEGKTGETFTNYEFHNIGVPENKELRAKNGIKEKDLGLAANPNIKIKDENLGKYKTPTLRNVAVTAPYMHNGVFKDLRTIVEFYDKYNNKERTLNPETKKPWDEPEFKDTISLKELKANAQNDRKIDALVAFMKLLTDKKYEHLIKD from the coding sequence ATGAAAAAATTAGTTTTAATAACAATATTTTTAGGAATAAACTTACTATCAAATAGTATTTCAAAAGAGGATTTAGGAAAAGCACTTTTTTTTGATGTTAATTTATCAAAAAATAGAACTCAAAGTTGTGCAACTTGTCACAATCCAGAAGCTGGGTTTATAGATGATAGAGATAATGGTGTTTCAAAAATGGCATCTTTGGGTGATGATTTAAAATCTTTAGGTGACCGTCAAGCTCCAACCGCTTCTTATGCAAAATTTTCTCCAGATTTTCATTTTAATGAAAATAAAAAAATATATACAGGTGGTCAATTCTGGGATGGAAGAGAATCTTCTTTAGAAGGACAAGCTGGTGGTCCACCACTAAATCCTATTGAAATGGGAATGGAAAGTAAAAAAGATGTAGTTGATAGATTAAAAGAGAATAGTTTTTATGTAGAAAGTTTTAAATCTCTATTTGGAAAAGATATTTTTAATCATGATGAAAATGTATATCTTGCAATGACAAAAGCAATTGCTAGCTTTGAAAGAACAGATGAATTTTCACCATTTGACTCAAAATATGATAGATACCTAAAAGGAGAGTATGATTTAACTCCTCTTGAAGATTTAGGAATGTCGATATTTTTCTCAAATAACAACAACTCATGTGCCTCGTGTCATGTTTTAAAAGGAGAAGGAAAAACTGGTGAAACATTTACAAACTATGAATTTCACAATATTGGAGTTCCTGAAAATAAAGAATTAAGAGCAAAAAATGGTATAAAGGAAAAAGATTTAGGTTTAGCAGCAAATCCAAATATTAAAATCAAAGATGAAAATTTGGGAAAATACAAAACTCCGACTTTAAGAAATGTTGCAGTTACTGCGCCATATATGCATAATGGGGTATTTAAAGATTTAAGAACTATTGTTGAATTTTATGATAAATATAATAATAAAGAGAGAACTCTAAACCCTGAAACAAAAAAACCTTGGGATGAACCTGAGTTTAAAGATACAATTTCACTAAAAGAGCTAAAAGCAAATGCTCAAAATGATAGAAAAATTGATGCTTTAGTAGCTTTTATGAAACTTTTAACAGATAAAAAATATGAACATCTAATAAAAGATTAA
- a CDS encoding UDP-N-acetylglucosamine--N-acetylmuramyl-(pentapeptide) pyrophosphoryl-undecaprenol N-acetylglucosamine transferase has translation MSKVIVITGGGTGGHLKIADVFINEFKKRGFEVIFIGSSYGQDKFWFENDDRLKEKFFLNTSGVVNKSGIAKLFSLLNIFYKAIFCLKILKKHGVKTVISVGGFSAASTSIATILKKDCNLFLHEQNSKIGALNAKTLKYTKKAYSSFHDFSSIKDYPVDIKFFQNARVRKKIKTIAFFGGSQGAVAINNFALKVAPKLNEMGIRIIHQAGKNDFLRVKNEYKKLNIDADVFDFTKDILQKMNEADFCVSRAGASTLFELCANNLPTFFIPFKYAAQNHQYYNAKALCEQNLCFLQNEDELDENYFFDSLKNSDIEKISIGLKEFIKPNAIEKIVDDILKN, from the coding sequence ATGAGTAAAGTTATTGTAATAACTGGTGGCGGAACTGGTGGTCATCTAAAAATTGCTGATGTTTTTATTAATGAGTTTAAAAAAAGAGGTTTTGAAGTTATTTTTATAGGTTCAAGCTATGGGCAGGATAAGTTTTGGTTTGAAAATGATGATAGATTAAAAGAGAAATTTTTTTTAAATACAAGTGGAGTTGTAAATAAAAGTGGAATTGCTAAGCTTTTTTCTCTTTTAAATATATTTTATAAAGCTATTTTTTGTTTGAAGATTTTAAAAAAGCATGGAGTTAAAACAGTTATTTCTGTTGGTGGATTTAGTGCAGCAAGCACTAGCATTGCAACTATTTTAAAAAAAGATTGTAATCTTTTTTTACATGAGCAAAACTCAAAAATCGGAGCATTAAATGCTAAAACTTTAAAATATACAAAAAAAGCATACTCATCTTTTCATGACTTTTCATCTATAAAAGATTATCCAGTAGATATTAAATTTTTCCAAAATGCAAGAGTTAGAAAAAAGATTAAAACTATTGCATTTTTTGGTGGCTCACAAGGAGCTGTTGCCATAAATAATTTTGCACTAAAAGTTGCACCAAAACTAAATGAAATGGGAATAAGAATAATTCATCAAGCTGGAAAGAATGATTTTTTAAGAGTAAAAAATGAATATAAAAAATTAAATATAGATGCAGATGTTTTTGATTTTACAAAAGATATTTTACAAAAAATGAATGAAGCTGATTTTTGTGTAAGCCGTGCTGGTGCTTCAACACTTTTTGAGCTTTGTGCAAACAATCTTCCAACTTTTTTTATACCATTTAAGTATGCAGCTCAAAATCATCAATACTATAATGCAAAAGCTTTGTGTGAGCAAAACCTATGCTTTTTACAAAATGAAGATGAATTAGATGAGAACTACTTTTTTGATTCTTTAAAAAATAGTGATATAGAAAAGATTAGCATAGGTTTAAAAGAGTTTATTAAACCAAATGCTATAGAAAAAATTGTAGATGATATTTTAAAAAATTAA
- a CDS encoding FtsW/RodA/SpoVE family cell cycle protein, with protein MDYIKNKIKLLTTGENLREPDYFLFILVSMLIIVSIVFSYSLTIYTVEFLGYGQFHYILRQGLVGIFCIYLMWWMSRLNPNKIMHKTGMFLFGIGLFLMVIMPFLPASLVTASGGANRWIRLPGISLSPVEIFKIGFIYFLSWSFFRKVIHQPKKGLFGDLLLLSPYFLVFIFIVFLIAVLQKDLGQVALLTSIMLTLIIFANRSLKIIFALILIAIVGMIVLIAAAPHRINRIHSWWSMVQDGILSVLPGTFEQYLRIKNLPEPYQVSHSLNAIHNGGFFGQGISFGDLKVGFLSEVHTDFVIAGITEEIGWIGTFLITTILMLIILRILAISRKVDSKIFHLFTTGIALMIIVAFLINGAGISGIIPIKGIAVPFLSYGGSSLITSSFAIGLVLSISRTVKKYEPQKSIIKEKPQRIIIR; from the coding sequence ATGGATTATATCAAAAATAAGATTAAATTACTAACTACAGGCGAAAACCTAAGAGAACCGGATTACTTTTTGTTTATTTTGGTTTCTATGCTTATTATTGTGAGCATAGTTTTTTCATATTCGCTTACTATTTATACTGTTGAGTTTTTAGGTTATGGACAGTTTCACTATATTTTAAGACAAGGTTTAGTTGGAATATTTTGTATATACCTAATGTGGTGGATGTCAAGATTAAATCCAAATAAAATAATGCATAAAACAGGGATGTTCCTTTTTGGTATTGGACTTTTTCTAATGGTTATAATGCCTTTTTTACCAGCTTCTTTGGTTACTGCTTCAGGTGGTGCAAATAGATGGATTAGGCTTCCTGGTATATCTTTGTCTCCAGTTGAGATATTTAAAATAGGTTTTATATATTTTTTATCTTGGTCATTTTTTAGAAAAGTTATACATCAACCAAAAAAAGGACTTTTTGGAGATTTATTACTACTTTCACCTTACTTTTTAGTATTTATTTTTATTGTTTTTTTAATTGCCGTTTTACAAAAAGATTTAGGACAAGTTGCATTACTAACTTCTATTATGCTTACATTAATTATATTTGCAAATAGATCCTTAAAAATAATCTTTGCATTAATTCTTATTGCAATTGTAGGTATGATAGTTCTAATAGCAGCAGCACCTCATAGAATAAATAGAATTCACTCTTGGTGGTCTATGGTTCAAGATGGTATTTTATCAGTTCTACCTGGAACGTTTGAGCAATACTTAAGAATAAAAAACTTACCAGAACCATATCAAGTATCACACTCTTTAAATGCAATTCACAATGGAGGATTTTTTGGGCAAGGTATCTCTTTTGGAGATTTAAAAGTTGGTTTTTTAAGTGAAGTTCACACTGACTTCGTTATTGCTGGTATAACAGAAGAGATAGGTTGGATTGGAACATTTCTTATAACTACTATTTTAATGTTGATTATATTAAGAATTTTAGCAATTAGTAGAAAAGTTGATAGCAAAATATTTCATCTTTTTACAACAGGAATTGCTCTTATGATTATTGTTGCATTTTTAATAAATGGTGCTGGAATTTCAGGAATTATTCCTATAAAAGGAATTGCTGTTCCATTTTTATCATATGGTGGTTCATCTTTGATTACAAGCTCATTTGCAATAGGATTAGTACTTTCAATTAGTAGAACTGTGAAAAAGTATGAACCACAAAAAAGTATTATAAAAGAAAAACCTCAAAGGATAATTATTAGATGA
- a CDS encoding undecaprenyl-diphosphate phosphatase, with protein MSIFDAIWLGIIEGITEFIPVSSTGHLIVLSDFLGIEQNSVNKAFEIIIQFAAIMALVFIYPSKFTFKHINLWIKIAISFLPIGIVGFIFSSQIKAMFSIEIVAWMFIIGGVIFLIVEKFYDENKKHICDVEDVSYKQALFIGLAQIAALIPGTSRAGASIIGAMLVGFNRKASAEFSFLLAVPVMCATTFYDVYKHHAEILQDGNFINLAVGFVTSFVVAYLVIKLFLKFLEKFTFVAFGIYRIVFGVLILLLF; from the coding sequence TTGAGTATATTTGATGCAATTTGGTTAGGAATTATAGAAGGAATTACTGAGTTTATACCAGTATCTTCTACAGGACATTTAATAGTTTTAAGTGATTTTTTGGGAATTGAACAAAACAGTGTAAATAAGGCTTTTGAAATAATAATTCAATTTGCAGCAATCATGGCTTTGGTTTTTATTTATCCATCTAAATTTACATTTAAACATATAAATTTATGGATAAAAATTGCTATTTCGTTTTTACCTATAGGAATTGTTGGATTTATTTTTTCAAGTCAAATAAAAGCTATGTTTAGTATTGAGATTGTAGCTTGGATGTTTATTATTGGTGGAGTAATATTTTTAATTGTTGAGAAGTTTTATGATGAAAATAAAAAACATATCTGCGATGTTGAAGATGTGAGTTACAAACAAGCTTTATTTATTGGTCTTGCTCAAATAGCTGCACTAATTCCAGGAACAAGCCGTGCGGGTGCAAGTATAATTGGAGCTATGCTTGTAGGATTTAATAGAAAAGCAAGTGCTGAGTTCTCGTTTTTACTTGCTGTTCCTGTTATGTGTGCTACCACTTTTTATGATGTTTATAAACACCACGCAGAGATTTTACAAGATGGAAATTTTATAAACTTAGCTGTTGGTTTTGTGACATCTTTTGTTGTTGCTTATTTGGTAATCAAACTGTTTTTGAAGTTTTTAGAGAAATTTACCTTTGTAGCTTTTGGAATTTATAGAATTGTTTTTGGGGTTTTGATACTTTTGTTGTTTTAA
- a CDS encoding imelysin family protein: MKKIFLIFLFLTGVVLANETIFKSVIKNVALKDTQSAINSAKELQKEINNENFTKFLRDWKRVEANYLAGEINSDYLDTPRYIDVFNNLKEDLNSQMQRVIDGNSDVKKALFKNSFKTINALEYVIYSSQDLNDRKKEITKEILNSIIKNLEDIKTVYETYLKNPIIKEDDNAKLINTLVASSYRLKEWRIGNPAGFSTKYKNDVKNSRAEYFLSQNSFEAIDSILDAQKEMIANEGYINLLNLAKDKNATNELEAVISKIDEAKKELKSLPKDDFTNAKKLFDLASQIHDLYYVTIIDKLGLKAEILDADGD; the protein is encoded by the coding sequence GTGAAAAAGATATTTTTAATATTCTTATTTTTAACAGGAGTTGTTTTAGCAAATGAAACAATCTTTAAAAGTGTTATAAAAAATGTAGCACTAAAAGATACACAAAGTGCTATAAATAGTGCAAAAGAACTACAAAAAGAGATAAATAATGAAAACTTTACAAAGTTTTTAAGAGATTGGAAAAGAGTTGAAGCAAACTATCTTGCTGGAGAAATAAATAGTGATTATTTGGATACTCCGCGATATATTGATGTTTTTAACAACTTAAAAGAGGATTTAAATTCTCAAATGCAAAGAGTTATAGATGGAAATTCAGATGTAAAAAAAGCACTATTTAAAAACTCATTTAAAACTATAAATGCTTTGGAATATGTAATTTACTCTTCACAAGATTTAAATGATAGAAAAAAAGAGATAACAAAAGAAATTTTAAACTCTATAATAAAAAATCTTGAAGATATAAAAACTGTTTATGAAACTTATCTAAAAAATCCAATAATAAAAGAAGATGACAATGCAAAGCTTATAAATACGCTTGTTGCATCTTCTTATAGATTAAAAGAGTGGCGAATTGGAAATCCAGCAGGCTTTTCAACAAAATATAAAAATGATGTAAAAAATAGTAGAGCAGAGTATTTCTTAAGTCAAAACTCTTTTGAAGCTATAGATTCTATTTTAGATGCACAAAAAGAGATGATTGCAAATGAAGGTTATATAAATCTTCTTAATTTAGCAAAAGATAAAAATGCTACAAATGAGTTAGAAGCTGTTATTTCAAAAATAGATGAAGCAAAAAAAGAGCTAAAATCTCTTCCTAAAGATGATTTTACAAATGCAAAAAAACTTTTTGATTTAGCTTCACAAATTCATGATTTATACTATGTTACAATTATTGATAAATTGGGACTTAAAGCTGAAATATTAGATGCAGACGGAGATTAA
- a CDS encoding peptidylprolyl isomerase → MSTNRFGKELKEYSYTKEELAKFNYAKITTKNGEILIKLFNQETPNTVANFVTLANDGFYDGLNFHRVITGFMAQGGCPEKSGMGGPDWAIKCEVDAPKQNHKRGSLSMAHAGRDTGGSQFFICFVPCPHLDGNHTVFGQIEVIQNSSFKTLDAIKQGDEIIKIEILEAI, encoded by the coding sequence ATGAGTACAAATAGATTTGGAAAAGAGTTAAAAGAGTATAGTTATACAAAAGAGGAACTTGCAAAATTTAATTATGCAAAAATTACTACAAAAAATGGAGAGATTTTAATAAAACTTTTCAATCAAGAGACACCAAATACAGTTGCAAATTTTGTAACTTTGGCAAATGATGGATTTTATGATGGATTAAATTTCCATAGAGTAATCACTGGTTTTATGGCTCAAGGTGGATGTCCTGAAAAATCTGGTATGGGTGGACCTGATTGGGCTATAAAATGTGAGGTTGATGCTCCTAAACAAAATCATAAAAGAGGAAGCCTTTCAATGGCACATGCAGGAAGAGATACAGGAGGTAGTCAATTCTTTATATGTTTTGTACCTTGCCCTCATTTAGATGGTAATCACACTGTTTTTGGTCAAATTGAAGTTATTCAAAATAGTAGTTTCAAAACTTTAGATGCTATAAAACAAGGTGATGAGATAATCAAAATTGAGATTTTAGAAGCTATATAA